A genomic window from Sphingobacterium spiritivorum includes:
- a CDS encoding helix-turn-helix domain-containing protein — protein MQIDRILPDRIFNALTLLIGLLTLLHLAALFLNIGIPFSLLYGPILYLIQQTFYKKYMQIRQMLIHLIPFILCTVWIYSIDTSPILFYSYSLINALIVCSSSIGYTLMILLNMKKWTSHTENIKVSLFIKLFFIFCAIEFGFLTLVLHHRLQFDYDIDPMIIICLLSVLSALLSFDFLIRRLSSSFEQTNAAGRKLSIVQLPFLEEIQMDEAHWELYRQDLVRSVEEQQLYLDTGLSADRLADEIGISRQQLSVLLNNYLGKNFYEWIAEYRIAHAVKLFREGGYILKIESLAFQCGFNSKTTFNKYFKHYMGITPSEFREHLSLNKQ, from the coding sequence ATGCAAATTGATAGAATTTTACCCGATCGTATATTTAATGCTCTGACTTTACTGATCGGCTTATTAACGCTATTACATCTTGCAGCATTATTTTTAAATATAGGTATTCCATTTTCGCTGTTATATGGCCCTATTCTGTATCTGATACAACAGACATTTTATAAGAAATATATGCAGATCAGACAGATGCTGATCCATCTTATCCCTTTTATACTATGTACTGTATGGATTTATTCGATTGATACTTCACCTATTCTGTTTTATTCCTATTCCTTGATTAATGCTCTTATAGTATGCAGTTCCAGTATCGGTTATACCTTAATGATACTGCTGAATATGAAAAAGTGGACATCACATACAGAAAATATAAAGGTTTCCTTATTTATTAAGCTTTTTTTTATTTTCTGTGCCATTGAATTCGGGTTCCTGACACTTGTTCTGCATCACAGACTGCAGTTTGATTATGATATTGATCCTATGATTATTATCTGCCTGCTGTCGGTTCTTTCCGCTCTATTGAGTTTTGATTTTCTGATCCGCCGCCTGAGTTCTTCTTTTGAACAGACAAATGCCGCAGGCCGGAAACTATCAATAGTACAACTTCCATTTTTGGAAGAGATCCAGATGGATGAAGCACATTGGGAATTGTACCGACAAGACCTCGTCCGATCCGTAGAAGAGCAGCAGTTATATCTGGATACCGGACTTTCTGCAGACCGGCTTGCGGATGAAATCGGAATAAGCAGGCAACAGCTATCTGTATTGCTGAACAATTACCTGGGAAAAAATTTTTATGAATGGATAGCCGAATACCGTATCGCACATGCTGTCAAGCTGTTCAGAGAAGGAGGGTACATACTCAAAATAGAATCATTGGCTTTTCAGTGCGGGTTTAATTCTAAAACCACTTTTAACAAATACTTTAAACATTATATGGGGATTACCCCGTCAGAATTCAGAGAACACTTATCCCTAAATAAGCAATGA